The proteins below are encoded in one region of Oryzias melastigma strain HK-1 linkage group LG7, ASM292280v2, whole genome shotgun sequence:
- the rbm15 gene encoding RNA-binding protein 15, which translates to MKGKERSPIKKRSRALDDIRERGGCHPTSKKMGALSVSSGSNNGNSSSKSDSGSTRRSLLGEKRDRDFESHSRTGNNHSCQSAASSSVGKNHSLSLSLDLASPRASSRAEPRVPPPSTESEYKTLKISDLGTQLSEEDIEDGLFHEFKKFGDVSVKISRSNDERIAFVNFRKPEDARAAKHARGRLVLYDRPLKIEAVYTTRRRSRSPVERDLYSAAQSHRHLQRPLSPTALGYRDYRLQQLALGRLPPPPPPPLPRELDRDREFALFEARARPAFLAERAAFREEDLISPEDDQRANRTLFLGNLDITIAEADLRRAFDRFGVITEVDIKRPSRGQTSTYGFLKFENLDMAHRAKLSMSGKIVGRNPIKIGYGKATPTTRLWVGGLGPWVPLAALAREFDRFGTIRTIDYRKGDTWAYIQYESLDAAQAAWTHMRGFPLGGPERRLRVDFADTEHRYQQQFLQPLPIPPFDMVADSFVHRATPEPLRVRDRTPPPLHFRDRELFPATEWPNPALRERVRASPFEPLEHLERERRTREPWSLERELQGREPGRKRRLLEDGRHLDHSPDSTERTVRRRRSSPDGSPGGSSRDGGRFSDSEHPVHSETASPAREHVISLERGGADRRVKSQSLSEKGLSSSSFSSAGERKRKAGDGGKAPAKRERSESSSKGAQQSKPDGTKLILAWRGMLLLKNSNFPASMHLLEGDYGVASDLLVDSTTGRQVSELKITQRLRLDQPKLDEVSRRIKVAGPGGYAILLAVPGSTEDTSSSDPAASTQRPLRNLVSYLNQKQAAGVISLPVGGSRDKDNTGVLHAFPPCDFSQQFLDSSAKALAKSEEDYLVMIVVRGAS; encoded by the coding sequence ATGAAGGGAAAGGAGCGGTCGCCGATTAAAAAACGGTCCCGGGCCTTGGACGACATTCGAGAGAGGGGAGGATGCCACCCGACCAGCAAGAAAATGGGGGCTCTGTCCGTCTCCAGTGGGAGTAATAATGGAAACAGTTCGTCCAAAAGCGACAGCGGCTCGACGAGACGGAGCTTGTTGGGTGAGAAAAGGGACAGAGACTTTGAGAGTCACAGTCGGACTGGAAATAATCACAGCTGTCAGTCTGCGGCGTCCAGCTCCGTCGGTAAAAACCACAGCCTGAGCCTGTCGCTGGACCTAGCCTCCCCGCGAGCCTCCTCGCGCGCGGAGCCGCGTGTTCCGCCGCCCAGCACCGAGAGTGAGTACAAAACACTCAAAATCAGCGACCTTGGGACTCAGCTGAGCGAGGAGGACATCGAAGACGGGCTTTTTCACGAATTCAAAAAGTTCGGCGACGTGAGCGTCAAAATTAGCCGCAGCAACGACGAGCGGATCGCGTTTGTTAACTTCAGGAAGCCGGAGGACGCCAGGGCTGCTAAGCACGCCAGGGGCCGGCTCGTGCTCTACGACCGGCCGCTGAAGATCGAGGCCGTGTACACGACCCGGAGGAGGAGCCGCTCCCCCGTGGAGAGGGACCTGTACAGCGCAGCACAGAGTCACAGACACTTGCAGAGACCCCTCTCGCCCACCGCCCTGGGCTACAGAGACTACCGGCTGCAGCAGCTGGCTTTGGGACGGCTCCCCCCTCCCCCGCCGCCCCCTCTGCCCAGAGAACTGGACCGGGACAGAGAGTTTGCCCTGTTTGAAGCCAGGGCACGTCCAGCTTTCCTGGCGGAGCGAGCAGCTTTTCGTGAAGAGGATTTAATATCTCCAGAGGATGACCAAAGAGCAAACAGGACTTTGTTTTTAGGCAACTTGGACATCACTATAGCAGAAGCAGACCTGAGGCGGGCTTTCGACAGGTTCGGGGTCATTACAGAGGTGGACATCAAAAGACCATCGCGAGGACAGACCAGCACATATGGATTTCTTAAGTTTGAGAACCTTGACATGGCTCACCGTGCTAAGCTCAGCATGTCTGGAAAAATAGTGGGCCGCAACCCTATTAAAATCGGCTATGGAAAAGCAACGCCCACAACCCGCTTGTGGGTCGGTGGACTTGGACCGTGGGTTCCTTTAGCCGCCCTGGCCAGAGAATTTGATCGCTTTGGCACCATAAGGACCATTGACTACAGAAAAGGTGACACTTGGGCCTACATCCAGTATGAAAGCTTAGATGCTGCGCAAGCTGCTTGGACACACATGAGAGGCTTCCCGCTGGGAGGCCCAGAGAGGAGACTTCGGGTGGATTTTGCAGACACTGAGCACCGTTACCAGCAGCAGTTCTTGCAGCCTCTCCCTATTCCACCGTTTGACATGGTGGCTGACTCGTTTGTTCACCGCGCCACGCCTGAACCTCTGAGAGTCAGAGATCGGACTCCACCTCCACTTCACTTCAGGGACAGAGAGCTCTTTCCAGCAACGGAGTGGCCCAATCCAGCCCTTCGTGAGCGGGTGCGGGCATCCCCATTCGAGCCTCTGGAACATTTGGAACGCGAGCGGAGAACTCGAGAGCCTTGGTCTTTGGAGCGGGAGCTGCAAGGACGAGAACCAGGGCGTAAGAGGCGCTTATTGGAGGACGGGCGCCACCTAGATCACTCTCCTGACAGCACTGAGAGGACAGTAAGGCGGAGGCGTTCTTCTCCTGATGGCAGTCCTGGAGGCAGCAGCAGAGACGGAGGACGTTTCAGTGACTCTGAGCACCCTGTGCACAGTGAAACCGCCTCACCAGCCAGAGAACATGTCATTAGCCTTGAAAGAGGTGGGGCTGATCGGAGAGTCAAAAGCCAGAGTCTTTCTGAAAAGGGACTCTCAAGCAGCAGCTTTTCCTCTGCAGGAGAGCGGAAACGCAAAGCAGGCGACGGTGGCAAAGCGCCTGCCAAGAGAGAACGCTCTGAAAGCAGCTCTAAAGGAGCGCAGCAGTCCAAACCCGATGGCACCAAACTCATCTTGGCATGGCGTGGCATGCTGCTCCTAAAAAACAGCAACTTCCCAGCCAGCATGCACCTCCTGGAAGGTGACTACGGCGTTGCCAGCGACCTGCTCGTCGACAGCACAACCGGCAGGCAGGTGAGCGAGCTAAAGATCACACAGCGACTCCGCCTGGACCAGCCGAAGCTCGACGAGGTGTCTCGGCGCATCAAAGTCGCGGGTCCCGGCGGCTACGCCATCCTGCTGGCAGTTCCTGGAAGCACAGAGGACACATCTTCATCTGACCCTGCGGCCTCAACTCAGCGGCCCCTTCGCAACCTGGTGTCCTACCTCAACCAAAAACAAGCAGCTGGGGTCATCAGCCTGCCTGTGGGAGGGAGCAGAGATAAAGACAACACGGGGGTTCTTCATGCTTTCCCCCCCTGTGATTTCTCCCAGCAGTTCCTGGATTCCTCTGCAAAAGCTCTGGCAAAAAGTGAAGAAGACTATCTGGTCATGATTGTGGTTCGTGgagcatcttaa